The sequence GTGCGGGATGCGTCGGACGTTCATTTGAAAATCGGTTCATCGCCGATCTTTCGCCGTTACGGTTCGTTGACGGTCGAGGATAAATTCCCACCCTTGCGATCTGAGGATCTGGATCGCTTTGTCGAACATCTGGTTGATGCCACGCAACGGGAGCGGTTGATTGCCGATCGACAGATCGATTTGGGGTACGGGAACGAAGATCTGGGTCGCTTTCGGGTCAATATCTATTATCAGCGCGGTGAGCTGAGGATTGCCCTTCGCGCGATCCCGAATCAGATCCGCACGTTGCAGGATCTCCGAATGCCCGAGGCGGTCCAGAGTCTCGCCACGGAGGCGCGCGGACTGATTCTGGTGACAGGGACGACTGGCTCCGGCAAATCAACTTCGCTGGCGTCGATGATCGACCAGATGAATGGTTCCGAGCAGCGCCATATCATGACTGTCGAGGATCCGATCGAATATTTGCACAAGGATCGCCAGTCGATGGTGAGCCAAAGAGAGGTGGGCGTGGATGTCACGAGTTTCACCTCGGGTCTCAAGGGCGCCTTGCGACAGGATCCCGATGTCATTCTGATTGGAGAGATGCGCGATCTCGATACCATCGAGACGGCGGTGATGGCCGCCGAAACGGGCCATCTGGTGATGAGCACACTGCACACTCTGGATGCACCCGAGACCGTGACCCGGATCATTCAGGCTTTTCCGGACCATCAGCGTGATCAAATCCGTGTGGTTTTATCCTCGGTGCTCAAGGGCATCGTGAGTCAGCGGCTGGTGCCTAGAGCCGATGGCAAGGGCATGGTTCCTGCGGTCGAGATCCTTCTCAACACGGCTCTGGTCCGGGATATTATCAAGGATCCCTCCCGGAGCCCTCGAGAACTCACCGACGCGATGGCCAAAGGTCACGCCACTTATGGCACGCAGACCTTCGATCAGTCTCTGATGAGCCTCTATCGAGAGGATCTGATCACTTACGAGGAAGCAATCGCGCAGGCCACCAACCCCGACGACCTGGCGCTTCAAGTCCGCGGGATTCACGCCACATCCAATGCGCGCTGGGAGGATTTCGATTCGGAACAAAATTCGCCATCCAAT is a genomic window of Candidatus Binatia bacterium containing:
- a CDS encoding PilT/PilU family type 4a pilus ATPase, translating into MSRGSGAMRQVDEILRWAFVRDASDVHLKIGSSPIFRRYGSLTVEDKFPPLRSEDLDRFVEHLVDATQRERLIADRQIDLGYGNEDLGRFRVNIYYQRGELRIALRAIPNQIRTLQDLRMPEAVQSLATEARGLILVTGTTGSGKSTSLASMIDQMNGSEQRHIMTVEDPIEYLHKDRQSMVSQREVGVDVTSFTSGLKGALRQDPDVILIGEMRDLDTIETAVMAAETGHLVMSTLHTLDAPETVTRIIQAFPDHQRDQIRVVLSSVLKGIVSQRLVPRADGKGMVPAVEILLNTALVRDIIKDPSRSPRELTDAMAKGHATYGTQTFDQSLMSLYREDLITYEEAIAQATNPDDLALQVRGIHATSNARWEDFDSEQNSPSNPGEGENTPVAAAAKPRLVRRF